The following proteins come from a genomic window of Macaca thibetana thibetana isolate TM-01 chromosome 15, ASM2454274v1, whole genome shotgun sequence:
- the ARRDC1 gene encoding arrestin domain-containing protein 1 isoform X1 — protein MGRVQLFEISLSHGRVVYSPGEPLAGTVRVRLGAPLPFRAIRVTCTGSCGVSNKANDAAWVAEEDYFNSSLSLADKGSLPAGEHSFPFQFLLPATAPTSFEGPFGKIVHQVRAAIHTPRFSKDHKCSLVFYILSPLNLNSIPDIEQPNVASATKKFSYKLVKTGSVVLTASTDLRGYVVGQALQLHADIENQSGKDTSPVVASLLQKVSYKAKRWIHDVRTIAEVEGAGVKAWRRAQWHEQILVPALPQSALPGCSLIHIDYYLQVSLKAPEATVTLPVFIGNIAVNHAPLSPRPGPGLPPWAPPLVVPSAPPQEEAEAAAGGPHFLDPVSLSTKSHSQQQPLLATLGSVPGAPEPCPQDGSPASYPLRPPLCISTGATVPYFAEGSGGPVPTTSTLILPPEYSSWGYPYGESRARAWQGGDARSPMQTLLSPCRGPTVL, from the exons ATGGGGCGAGTGCAGCtcttcgagatcagcctgagccaCGGCCGCGTTGTCTACAGCCCCGGGGAGCCGCTGGCTGGGACCGTGCGCGTGCGCCTGGGGGCGCCGCTGCCGTTCCGAG CCATCCGGGTGACCTGCACGGGTTCCTGCGGGGTCTCCAACAAGGCTAACGACGCAGCGTGGGTAGCGGAGGAGGACTACTTCAACAGTTCCCTGTCGCTGGCGGACAAGG GGAGTCTGCCCGCTGGTGAGCACAGCTTCCCCTTCCAGTTCCTGCTTCCTG CCACAGCACCCACGTCCTTTGAGGGTCCTTTTGGGAAGATCGTGCACCAGGTGAGGGCTGCCATCCACACGCCACGGTTTTCCAAGGATCACAAGTGCAGCCTCGTGTTCTATATCTTGAGCCCCCTGAATCTGAACAGCATCCCAGACATTGAG CAACCCAATGTGGCCTCTGCCACCAAGAAGTTCTCCTACAAGCTGGTGAAGACGGGCAGCGTGGTCCTCACAGCCAGCACTGATCTCCGCGGCTATGTGGTGGGGCAGGCACTGCAGCTGCACGCCGACATTGAGAACCAGTCAGGCAAGGACACCAGCCCTGTGGTGGCCAGTCTGCTGCAG AAAGTGTCCTATAAGGCCAAGCGCTGGATCCACGACGTACGGACCATTGCGGAGGTGGAGGGTGCGGGCGTCAAGGCCTGGCggcgggcacagtggcatgaGCAGATCCTGGTGCCTGCTTTGCCCCAGTCGGCCCTGCCAGGCTGCAGCCTCATCCACATCGACTACTACTTACAG GTCTCTCTGAAGGCACCGGAAGCTACTGTGACCCTCCCGGTCTTCATTGGCAATATTGCTGTGAACCATGCCCCACTGAGCCCCCGGCCAGGTCCAGGGCTGCCTCCCTGGGCCCCACCCCTGGTGGTGCCTTCTGCACCACCCCAGGAGGAGGCCGAGGCTGCGGCTGGCGGCCCCCACTTCTTGGACCCGGTCTCCCTCTCCACCAAGAGCCATTCGCAGCAGCAGCCCCTGCTGGCCACCTTGGGTTCTGTGCCTGGTGCCCCCGAGCCCTGTCCTCAGGATGGCAGCCCTGCCTCATATCCGCTTCGGCCTCCCTTGTGCATTTCAACAGGTGCCACTGTCCCCTACTTTGCAGAGGGCTCTGGGGGACCAGTGCCTACCACCAGCACCTTGATTCTTCCTCCAGAGTACAGCTCTTGGGGCTACCCCTATGGTGAGTCAAGGGCCAGGGCTTGGCAGGGAGGGGACGCCAGGAGCCCCATGCAGACCCTGCTTTCTCCCTGCAGAGGCCCCACCGTCCTATGA
- the ARRDC1 gene encoding arrestin domain-containing protein 1 isoform X2 yields MGRVQLFEISLSHGRVVYSPGEPLAGTVRVRLGAPLPFRAIRVTCTGSCGVSNKANDAAWVAEEDYFNSSLSLADKGSLPAGEHSFPFQFLLPATAPTSFEGPFGKIVHQVRAAIHTPRFSKDHKCSLVFYILSPLNLNSIPDIEQPNVASATKKFSYKLVKTGSVVLTASTDLRGYVVGQALQLHADIENQSGKDTSPVVASLLQKVSYKAKRWIHDVRTIAEVEGAGVKAWRRAQWHEQILVPALPQSALPGCSLIHIDYYLQVSLKAPEATVTLPVFIGNIAVNHAPLSPRPGPGLPPWAPPLVVPSAPPQEEAEAAAGGPHFLDPVSLSTKSHSQQQPLLATLGSVPGAPEPCPQDGSPASYPLRPPLCISTGATVPYFAEGSGGPVPTTSTLILPPEYSSWGYPYEAPPSYEQSCGGVDPSLTPES; encoded by the exons ATGGGGCGAGTGCAGCtcttcgagatcagcctgagccaCGGCCGCGTTGTCTACAGCCCCGGGGAGCCGCTGGCTGGGACCGTGCGCGTGCGCCTGGGGGCGCCGCTGCCGTTCCGAG CCATCCGGGTGACCTGCACGGGTTCCTGCGGGGTCTCCAACAAGGCTAACGACGCAGCGTGGGTAGCGGAGGAGGACTACTTCAACAGTTCCCTGTCGCTGGCGGACAAGG GGAGTCTGCCCGCTGGTGAGCACAGCTTCCCCTTCCAGTTCCTGCTTCCTG CCACAGCACCCACGTCCTTTGAGGGTCCTTTTGGGAAGATCGTGCACCAGGTGAGGGCTGCCATCCACACGCCACGGTTTTCCAAGGATCACAAGTGCAGCCTCGTGTTCTATATCTTGAGCCCCCTGAATCTGAACAGCATCCCAGACATTGAG CAACCCAATGTGGCCTCTGCCACCAAGAAGTTCTCCTACAAGCTGGTGAAGACGGGCAGCGTGGTCCTCACAGCCAGCACTGATCTCCGCGGCTATGTGGTGGGGCAGGCACTGCAGCTGCACGCCGACATTGAGAACCAGTCAGGCAAGGACACCAGCCCTGTGGTGGCCAGTCTGCTGCAG AAAGTGTCCTATAAGGCCAAGCGCTGGATCCACGACGTACGGACCATTGCGGAGGTGGAGGGTGCGGGCGTCAAGGCCTGGCggcgggcacagtggcatgaGCAGATCCTGGTGCCTGCTTTGCCCCAGTCGGCCCTGCCAGGCTGCAGCCTCATCCACATCGACTACTACTTACAG GTCTCTCTGAAGGCACCGGAAGCTACTGTGACCCTCCCGGTCTTCATTGGCAATATTGCTGTGAACCATGCCCCACTGAGCCCCCGGCCAGGTCCAGGGCTGCCTCCCTGGGCCCCACCCCTGGTGGTGCCTTCTGCACCACCCCAGGAGGAGGCCGAGGCTGCGGCTGGCGGCCCCCACTTCTTGGACCCGGTCTCCCTCTCCACCAAGAGCCATTCGCAGCAGCAGCCCCTGCTGGCCACCTTGGGTTCTGTGCCTGGTGCCCCCGAGCCCTGTCCTCAGGATGGCAGCCCTGCCTCATATCCGCTTCGGCCTCCCTTGTGCATTTCAACAGGTGCCACTGTCCCCTACTTTGCAGAGGGCTCTGGGGGACCAGTGCCTACCACCAGCACCTTGATTCTTCCTCCAGAGTACAGCTCTTGGGGCTACCCCTATG AGGCCCCACCGTCCTATGAGCAGAGCTGCGGCGGCGTGGACCCCAGCCTGACCCCTGAGAGCTGA